From Candidatus Defluviilinea gracilis, a single genomic window includes:
- a CDS encoding heme lyase CcmF/NrfE family subunit → MIANLGLGILLVTFFVTVYSAVTAAASNPKGLARMLRSIPSPRLKRFADELDKLEDPQRAASMAESARRAMLLTFPLLTVTSLLLIYLLVNDHYEVQFVYEVTSRSMPTYLKVTAWWGGQAGSLLFWSWLMSAFASLVTLRKWDRDREFLPWVIFVSCVTLAFFLGMTVFFENPFRVFYQTETGVSAHFFQPANSIPFTPEDGRGLNPLLRHPGMIIHPPLLYLGFVSYVIPFAFAIAALITGRTDDRWIRLTRRWSLWAWLFLTFGLVLGGRWAYDVLGWGGYWGWDPVEIAAFMPWLTGTAFLHSVMIQEKRGMLKHWNMLLIILTYDLVIFGTFLTRSGVLSSVHAFAQSAIGPLFFAYIAMTLIVSVALVIYRWGELKSETEMNSLLSREALFLFNNLLFMSILVVCFWGVIYPLTSELFTGAKVTVGPAFYERANGPLFAGLMFLMGIAPLSAWGHSTVKTLGRAMWLPTAAAVLVTAVIFATYTKNPYALIGFFLVAFVILITLYEYWRGSRARMKIHSENIFTAFWNLTARDRRRYGGYIVHISMMLMAIGILGIELFQMETQGTLEVGQQKSIGGYDVVYKDIARFTGPDGREVTRAVLSIYRGQEYLGDLHPRIDYYWDSQQSMTIPGQRATMKDDLYILLVNWEPATATGATFKIYVNPLVNWLWMGSLLFLIGIIIAAWPDKDPERVAAKVEKSAREAGVVIGD, encoded by the coding sequence GTTACCGCGGCGGCTTCAAACCCCAAGGGGTTAGCCCGTATGCTCCGCAGTATTCCCTCGCCGCGCCTCAAACGGTTTGCGGATGAGCTCGACAAACTGGAAGACCCGCAACGCGCCGCATCGATGGCGGAAAGCGCGCGGCGGGCAATGTTACTTACCTTCCCCCTGCTTACCGTCACATCGCTTCTATTAATTTACCTGCTCGTCAACGACCATTACGAAGTGCAGTTCGTGTACGAAGTGACGAGCCGCTCGATGCCTACCTACCTCAAGGTTACGGCTTGGTGGGGCGGGCAGGCCGGCTCGTTGCTATTCTGGTCGTGGCTCATGTCGGCGTTTGCCTCGCTGGTCACCCTGCGCAAATGGGACCGCGACCGCGAATTTCTCCCCTGGGTTATCTTCGTTTCCTGCGTCACGCTCGCCTTCTTTTTGGGCATGACCGTCTTCTTTGAGAATCCGTTCCGGGTGTTTTACCAAACCGAAACGGGAGTCTCGGCGCATTTCTTCCAGCCGGCGAACAGCATCCCGTTCACGCCGGAAGACGGGCGGGGACTCAACCCGCTTCTTCGACATCCCGGCATGATCATCCACCCGCCTCTGCTCTACCTCGGATTCGTTTCCTACGTCATTCCGTTTGCGTTCGCCATCGCGGCGTTGATCACGGGACGCACCGACGACCGCTGGATCCGCCTCACCCGCCGCTGGAGTCTGTGGGCGTGGCTTTTCCTCACCTTCGGCCTGGTGCTCGGCGGACGCTGGGCGTATGATGTGCTCGGCTGGGGCGGTTACTGGGGTTGGGACCCGGTGGAGATCGCCGCGTTCATGCCCTGGTTGACCGGCACCGCCTTCCTGCACTCGGTGATGATTCAAGAAAAACGCGGCATGTTGAAACACTGGAATATGCTGTTGATCATCCTCACGTACGATCTCGTTATCTTCGGCACATTCCTCACGCGTTCGGGCGTGTTGTCGTCGGTACATGCTTTTGCGCAGAGCGCCATCGGACCCTTGTTCTTCGCCTACATTGCCATGACGTTGATCGTATCGGTTGCTCTCGTGATCTATCGCTGGGGCGAGTTGAAATCGGAAACCGAGATGAACTCCCTGCTTTCACGTGAGGCGTTGTTCCTGTTCAACAACCTGCTATTCATGAGCATTCTGGTCGTGTGTTTCTGGGGCGTCATCTACCCGCTCACCTCCGAACTGTTTACCGGCGCAAAAGTGACGGTTGGGCCCGCGTTTTACGAGCGCGCAAACGGACCTCTATTCGCGGGGCTGATGTTCCTGATGGGCATCGCGCCGCTCTCCGCGTGGGGGCATTCCACGGTGAAAACTCTCGGGCGGGCAATGTGGCTCCCGACGGCGGCGGCGGTTCTCGTCACGGCTGTGATCTTCGCAACCTACACCAAAAATCCGTATGCGTTGATCGGCTTCTTCCTCGTGGCGTTCGTCATCCTGATCACGTTGTATGAATATTGGCGCGGCTCGAGGGCAAGGATGAAGATCCACAGTGAAAATATTTTCACCGCCTTCTGGAACCTCACCGCCCGCGACCGACGCCGCTATGGCGGATACATCGTCCACATCAGCATGATGTTAATGGCGATCGGTATCCTCGGCATCGAACTCTTCCAAATGGAAACGCAGGGGACGCTCGAGGTCGGTCAGCAAAAAAGCATCGGCGGTTACGATGTGGTATACAAAGACATTGCCCGCTTCACCGGTCCCGATGGGCGCGAAGTGACGCGCGCGGTGCTTAGCATTTATCGCGGTCAAGAGTATCTCGGCGATCTTCATCCGCGCATCGACTACTATTGGGACTCGCAACAATCCATGACGATTCCCGGTCAACGCGCCACCATGAAGGATGACCTGTACATTCTGCTCGTCAACTGGGAGCCTGCCACCGCCACCGGCGCGACGTTCAAGATCTACGTCAACCCGCTGGTCAACTGGCTGTGGATGGGCAGCCTGCTCTTCCTCATCGGCATCATCATCGCGGCGTGGCCCGACAAGGACCCGGAGCGAGTGGCGGCGAAGGTTGAGAAGAGTGCGCGTGAGGCGGGAGTTGTGATTGGTGATTAG
- a CDS encoding cytochrome c-type biogenesis protein CcmH: MMLFASLSVASAQGTTPTDDDVNKIAKKLFCPVCENTPLDVCPTEACRQWREQIRQMLIEGKTEDEIIQYFIDTYGARASGDPPNKIASYLIPVTAILLGAALLLRALQMWKKPKAAESTVPAGEAKQVHQDEYFNKLEDELKKRK, translated from the coding sequence ATGATGCTATTTGCATCTCTCTCTGTTGCCTCCGCCCAAGGAACCACGCCCACCGATGACGATGTGAACAAGATCGCCAAGAAGTTGTTCTGCCCGGTGTGCGAGAACACGCCGCTGGATGTGTGCCCCACCGAGGCGTGCCGTCAGTGGCGGGAACAGATCCGCCAAATGCTGATCGAGGGCAAGACAGAAGACGAGATCATCCAGTATTTCATCGACACCTATGGCGCGCGCGCTTCGGGCGATCCGCCGAACAAAATTGCGTCGTATCTGATTCCGGTGACAGCGATCCTGTTGGGGGCGGCGCTCCTCCTGCGGGCGTTGCAAATGTGGAAAAAGCCGAAGGCGGCCGAATCAACCGTCCCTGCGGGCGAGGCGAAGCAAGTCCATCAAGATGAATATTTCAATAAACTCGAAGACGAATTGAAGAAGAGAAAATAG
- a CDS encoding TlpA family protein disulfide reductase, which yields MIETTPPRRAVPLWVQIVIWVFLAGLLALVALGLSRRQQGTVQPGEVIDDFSLTFYSGYELDGKTEIKFSDLRGKVVVLNFWASWCKPCEQEAADLQQAWTEYAPTGEVVFLGVDYVDTEADARVYLKKFGITYANGADLATRISQYFRIKGVPETYFVDREGVLRYVQIGPFSGVDQIREQIDLLLK from the coding sequence ATGATTGAGACAACCCCTCCCCGCCGGGCAGTTCCGCTGTGGGTTCAGATCGTGATCTGGGTATTTTTGGCTGGCTTGCTGGCGCTGGTGGCATTGGGACTCAGCCGCCGACAGCAAGGCACCGTGCAACCCGGCGAAGTGATCGACGATTTTTCGCTCACGTTCTACAGCGGCTACGAGTTGGACGGCAAAACAGAGATCAAATTCAGCGACCTGCGCGGCAAGGTTGTGGTGTTGAACTTTTGGGCGTCGTGGTGTAAACCGTGCGAGCAGGAAGCCGCCGACCTGCAACAAGCGTGGACGGAATACGCGCCGACCGGTGAGGTGGTGTTCCTCGGCGTCGATTATGTGGACACCGAAGCGGACGCGCGCGTGTACCTGAAAAAATTCGGCATCACATACGCAAACGGCGCGGACCTGGCGACAAGAATCTCTCAATACTTCCGAATCAAAGGCGTGCCAGAGACGTATTTCGTGGACCGGGAAGGCGTGTTGCGCTATGTGCAGATCGGTCCCTTTTCCGGCGTGGATCAAATTCGGGAGCAGATCGATCTTTTGTTAAAGTAG
- a CDS encoding zinc ribbon domain-containing protein produces MDIAAIFLTLAVLFFVGMYLYAPFARGYGRRVTAEERELSALLAKRERVLSSLQELDFDYKLGKIPEEDYPIQRTNLLQTGADILRQMDALTIDETDLRRNSAKKASAKKELTDSELEYLISQRRASRKKNYEGFCPKCGKPVLSSDKFCASCGKALN; encoded by the coding sequence ATGGATATTGCGGCAATTTTCCTGACACTGGCAGTGTTGTTTTTCGTTGGAATGTATCTATACGCGCCGTTCGCGCGCGGCTATGGCCGGCGTGTGACGGCGGAAGAGCGCGAACTTTCCGCATTGCTGGCGAAGCGCGAGCGCGTGTTGAGTTCTTTGCAGGAACTGGATTTCGACTACAAACTCGGCAAGATTCCCGAGGAGGATTACCCCATCCAGCGGACGAACCTCCTGCAAACAGGCGCGGATATTTTGCGCCAGATGGACGCGTTGACGATCGACGAAACCGACCTGCGGCGCAACAGCGCAAAGAAAGCCTCAGCCAAAAAGGAACTGACCGATTCCGAACTTGAGTATTTGATCTCGCAACGCCGGGCGTCGCGCAAAAAAAATTATGAGGGCTTCTGCCCCAAATGCGGCAAGCCGGTCCTGTCAAGCGACAAGTTTTGCGCGTCATGCGGGAAAGCGTTGAATTGA
- a CDS encoding c-type cytochrome yields MKFRITFIAMLAILLTACNMTLAEDITPPPGYVAPTPMPTLALYPAQPPSVENGKLIYVEKCAPCHGDTGLGDGEQGIQLGVTVRAFGLAEIARPASPAQYYAVVTRGNIERFMPPFNSLTDQERWDAVAYVMTLHTKAEEIEAGKKLFEANCAGCSLDLFKDQQKMSSFTEVELARLASQGGDGLPAFGSTLSEDELWAVAAYLRTLSFDTAPIATPQPLVHTQGTPASAASTSVAPEITPLATSQASTAGEATVTLQPGFGIVSGVIDNQTGADLPSGLVVTLRAYDHDANDPNAGPVETFSLEGVVEPDGAYSFENVEIPAGRIFLAELTYAGVKLQSEFRIVEEGAQLVSIPSLTIYALTEDPSGLVMDDAQVIFEYAADSIAVYTLYSFRNPTDEMIVVPQDETGQIPFIKFPKGSSGFGFEPTQDSATFLSTANGFAIPPSDASYGLVAFSSLAKTDEINFSMPFDLPIASVNVFVPVGTKVEQAQLTDLGIQTIQNFTYQIYESDSIAAGGSLAFTLTGEPSDAPAATSNNTAMLIGAGVLGAALLVAGFWMYRQDARKAQATEEEDAGEFESAEEVMDAIIALDDLRGKKKIGEQAYQKRRAELKEILRIESRE; encoded by the coding sequence ATGAAGTTTCGCATCACTTTTATTGCAATGCTCGCCATCCTACTCACCGCCTGCAACATGACGCTGGCGGAAGATATCACACCGCCGCCTGGGTACGTGGCGCCGACGCCGATGCCCACGCTGGCGTTGTATCCAGCGCAACCCCCGAGCGTGGAAAACGGCAAACTGATCTACGTTGAAAAATGCGCTCCCTGCCATGGCGACACCGGTCTCGGAGACGGCGAGCAGGGCATTCAACTTGGCGTCACCGTCCGCGCGTTTGGGTTGGCAGAGATCGCCCGCCCCGCATCGCCCGCGCAGTATTACGCCGTAGTCACACGCGGGAACATCGAGCGCTTCATGCCGCCCTTCAACAGCCTCACCGATCAGGAACGCTGGGACGCGGTCGCGTACGTGATGACACTGCACACCAAAGCGGAAGAGATCGAAGCGGGCAAAAAACTTTTTGAAGCAAATTGCGCCGGCTGTTCGCTGGACCTTTTCAAAGACCAGCAAAAGATGTCGTCATTCACCGAAGTGGAACTCGCCCGCCTCGCCAGCCAGGGCGGCGATGGACTGCCGGCCTTCGGCTCAACTTTAAGTGAAGATGAACTCTGGGCGGTGGCCGCATACTTGCGGACTCTCTCCTTCGATACCGCGCCGATTGCGACGCCTCAACCTCTCGTTCACACCCAGGGGACGCCGGCTTCAGCCGCCTCTACCTCTGTCGCCCCTGAGATAACGCCGCTGGCGACGAGTCAAGCATCCACGGCGGGTGAAGCGACAGTCACCCTGCAACCCGGCTTCGGGATCGTCAGCGGAGTCATCGACAATCAAACCGGGGCAGATCTGCCGTCTGGTTTGGTCGTCACCTTACGCGCATATGATCACGACGCGAACGATCCAAACGCGGGTCCCGTTGAAACTTTTTCACTCGAAGGCGTTGTTGAACCAGACGGCGCGTATTCCTTTGAAAATGTCGAAATCCCCGCCGGCAGAATCTTTCTCGCGGAACTCACCTACGCAGGCGTGAAATTACAGTCCGAATTTCGTATTGTTGAGGAAGGCGCGCAACTTGTCAGCATTCCCTCGTTGACGATCTACGCCCTCACCGAGGATCCTTCGGGCTTGGTAATGGACGACGCGCAGGTCATCTTCGAATACGCCGCCGATTCGATCGCCGTGTACACGCTGTACTCATTCCGCAACCCGACCGATGAAATGATCGTCGTGCCGCAAGATGAAACGGGACAGATCCCGTTCATCAAATTCCCCAAAGGTTCGTCTGGTTTTGGTTTCGAGCCAACGCAAGACAGCGCCACATTCCTTTCCACTGCCAATGGGTTTGCCATCCCGCCTAGCGACGCATCGTACGGGCTGGTGGCATTCTCCTCGCTGGCAAAAACGGATGAAATAAATTTCTCGATGCCGTTCGACCTGCCGATTGCGTCGGTGAATGTATTCGTCCCCGTGGGCACAAAAGTGGAACAGGCGCAGTTAACCGATTTGGGTATTCAAACGATCCAAAACTTCACCTATCAAATTTACGAATCAGACTCCATCGCGGCGGGCGGGTCGCTTGCCTTCACGTTGACCGGCGAACCATCGGACGCGCCCGCGGCGACATCGAATAACACCGCCATGCTGATCGGGGCGGGCGTGCTGGGAGCCGCATTGCTGGTTGCTGGCTTCTGGATGTATCGACAAGATGCTCGCAAAGCGCAAGCCACCGAGGAAGAAGACGCGGGCGAGTTCGAGTCTGCCGAAGAGGTGATGGACGCGATCATCGCGCTCGATGACCTGCGCGGCAAGAAAAAGATCGGCGAGCAGGCGTATCAGAAGCGGCGCGCAGAATTGAAAGAAATACTGAGGATAGAGAGTAGAGAATAG
- the ccmA gene encoding heme ABC exporter ATP-binding protein CcmA, translating to MITVKKLVKRFGLKTVLRGMDFEVKPGEFVALLGPNGAGKTTFLRILASLSRPSLGEVNIAGFKLPNEAAQVRARLGVVSHLPLLYGDLTAEENLRFYARMYGITNDQLRITEVLEMVGLANRRRDLVRAYSRGMQQRLAIGRAVLHDPEIMLFDEPYTGLDQDASTMLDDVLKTVAARGRTVVMTSHDLARAEELATRFDILSRGVIAASATRRQVKKTNLLEFYKQALAG from the coding sequence ATGATCACCGTCAAAAAACTCGTTAAACGATTTGGGTTAAAGACCGTCCTGCGCGGCATGGATTTTGAAGTTAAGCCGGGCGAATTTGTCGCGTTACTCGGTCCTAACGGCGCGGGCAAGACCACTTTTTTGAGAATCCTCGCCTCGCTTTCGCGCCCATCGCTGGGAGAGGTGAACATCGCCGGCTTCAAACTTCCCAACGAAGCCGCTCAAGTCCGCGCGAGGCTGGGGGTGGTGTCGCATCTTCCGCTTTTATATGGCGATCTCACTGCGGAGGAAAATCTCCGCTTTTACGCCCGTATGTACGGAATTACGAATGACCAACTCCGCATTACCGAGGTCTTGGAGATGGTCGGGCTCGCAAACCGCCGCCGCGACCTCGTGCGCGCCTATTCGCGCGGAATGCAACAACGTCTCGCCATCGGGCGCGCGGTCCTACACGACCCGGAGATCATGTTATTTGACGAGCCATACACCGGGTTGGATCAGGACGCATCCACCATGTTAGATGATGTTTTGAAAACTGTCGCCGCGCGGGGACGCACCGTAGTGATGACCTCGCACGATCTGGCTCGCGCGGAGGAACTGGCTACCCGCTTCGACATTCTCTCGCGCGGGGTGATCGCCGCCTCCGCAACACGCAGGCAGGTGAAGAAAACCAACCTGCTCGAATTTTACAAACAGGCATTGGCAGGGTGA
- a CDS encoding heme exporter protein CcmB: protein MKRSEQLSASSKQSQSSFFKAIGAIVWKDLRAEFRSWELISSMLVFSLLVILIFNFALELDVKTRQSVTAGVLWATFAFAGTLGLNRSMAIEKDRGCLDGLLLAPVDRSVIYFGKFFSNLAFMLIVEAIVLPVYSVLYNTNLFQPGLLLVILLGSVGYTSIGTLLAAMSVQTRTRDILLPILLFPVVFAVLLAAVRASGGLLDNSTIADVSFSINLLITYDVIFIAASFMLFDSIVEE, encoded by the coding sequence ATGAAAAGGAGCGAGCAGTTATCAGCGAGTAGCAAGCAGTCGCAAAGTAGTTTTTTCAAGGCTATCGGCGCGATCGTGTGGAAGGATTTGCGCGCCGAATTCCGCTCGTGGGAACTGATCTCATCAATGCTCGTGTTTTCCCTGCTGGTGATCCTGATCTTCAACTTTGCGCTTGAGTTGGACGTAAAGACCCGTCAATCCGTGACGGCGGGCGTGCTCTGGGCAACCTTCGCCTTTGCCGGCACCCTCGGCTTGAACCGCTCGATGGCGATTGAAAAGGATCGCGGCTGTCTCGATGGTCTCCTGCTCGCGCCGGTCGATCGCTCGGTCATTTACTTCGGCAAATTTTTCAGCAACCTCGCCTTTATGCTCATCGTCGAAGCGATCGTCCTGCCGGTGTACAGCGTGTTGTATAACACCAACTTATTCCAGCCGGGATTATTGCTCGTTATCCTGCTTGGCTCGGTTGGGTACACCTCCATCGGCACGTTGCTCGCCGCCATGTCGGTGCAAACGCGCACGCGCGATATCCTGCTCCCCATCCTGCTGTTCCCGGTGGTGTTCGCGGTCCTGCTTGCGGCGGTCAGAGCCAGCGGCGGGTTATTAGACAACTCGACCATTGCCGATGTTTCGTTCTCGATCAATCTTCTGATTACCTACGATGTCATTTTCATCGCCGCCTCATTTATGTTATTCGACTCGATCGTGGAAGAATAA
- the ccsA gene encoding cytochrome c biogenesis protein CcsA: protein MRHKPVTLKILDLVSIILLFAAAYLAIVVAPTEKVMGEVQRVFYFHVGTAWVALIGFVFTAVLSVIYLVTKNLKWDRIQVAAVEVSVVFFLITIILGSIWARPAWNTWWTWDPRLTTAAIAELIYIAYFMLRQGIDDPDKRARFGAVYALIGGLSAPITFFAIRLFRTIHPVVIAGANAEAEGNFSMSGDMLTAFFFALFAFTVIFLDLFWNRIRLGEFQNEVEEMKMKASY from the coding sequence ATGCGCCACAAACCTGTCACCCTCAAAATTCTTGACCTTGTCTCGATCATCCTGCTGTTTGCCGCGGCGTATCTCGCCATTGTTGTTGCGCCGACCGAGAAAGTCATGGGCGAGGTGCAACGCGTCTTTTACTTCCATGTCGGCACGGCGTGGGTCGCGCTCATCGGCTTCGTGTTCACCGCCGTTCTAAGCGTGATCTACCTCGTCACCAAGAACCTCAAGTGGGATCGCATCCAAGTCGCCGCCGTCGAAGTGAGCGTGGTGTTCTTCCTCATCACCATCATCCTCGGCTCCATCTGGGCGCGCCCCGCGTGGAACACCTGGTGGACGTGGGACCCGCGCCTCACCACTGCCGCCATCGCCGAGTTGATCTACATTGCCTACTTCATGCTCCGCCAAGGCATCGACGACCCCGACAAACGCGCGCGCTTCGGCGCAGTCTACGCCCTCATCGGCGGGTTGAGCGCCCCGATCACCTTCTTCGCCATCCGCCTGTTCCGCACCATTCACCCGGTGGTCATCGCCGGCGCCAACGCGGAAGCGGAAGGCAACTTTAGCATGTCGGGCGATATGCTCACAGCGTTCTTCTTCGCCCTATTTGCCTTCACCGTCATCTTCCTCGACTTGTTCTGGAACCGCATCCGCCTGGGAGAATTCCAGAACGAGGTCGAAGAGATGAAAATGAAAGCCTCGTATTAG
- a CDS encoding (Fe-S)-binding protein, producing MLTLVEKIIFALFMIASVVWTYRGARRIARQFSSGQGKVDWSLASKRTGELVAKYVFFTPVFRFRPLPSFLHAFIGWGFFVYVFVNLNELILAYTGVNLLHHTGIPGDMYRSLAEFISFALMFGMIGMSIRRYILKPATLTTRDTTLLNPKARAGITIDSMIVTGTFFTHTLARVFAESFYLARHEIHDAWQPITSALAGLWINLPESQLLFNERLMFWISLGFVFAFLPYFAYSKHIHLFVAPLNFALKPERKSIGQLSYINLDDQSIEQFGAAKMSDLGWEQIMDAYACIQCFRCQEVCPAYNTGKILSPAALEINKRYHLKTGDTDVPMLNLISEEAVWACTSCGACVDICPVGNEPMRDILDIRRNLSMMESQFPKQLENAFKGIERNANPWNVPQSDRLKWAEGLNVPTIEQNPEPDILWWVGCAASTDARAQKTAQAFAKILNAAGVNFAVLGRNESCTGDPARRAGREDIFFAMASQNVEVLNEVKPKRIVATCPHCLHTIKNEYPAFGGNYEVAHHTQFINELVGAGKISLEVSSDQLSVTFHDPCYLGRHNKIFDAPREALQSTGALTIEMPRNSAKSFCCGAGGAQMWKEEESGTARVNQTRFAEAKTTGASTLAVGCPFCMAMMTDASKADGGEIQVKDVAELVAERLKS from the coding sequence ATGCTCACCCTCGTCGAAAAAATTATCTTCGCCTTATTCATGATCGCTTCCGTTGTGTGGACGTATCGCGGCGCCCGGCGGATCGCGCGACAGTTCTCCAGCGGACAGGGTAAAGTGGATTGGTCGCTCGCTTCAAAACGGACGGGGGAACTGGTCGCCAAGTATGTATTTTTTACTCCCGTCTTTCGGTTCCGCCCGCTCCCCAGTTTTTTACACGCCTTCATCGGCTGGGGGTTTTTCGTTTATGTGTTCGTCAACCTCAATGAATTGATCCTCGCCTACACGGGCGTCAACCTGTTACACCACACCGGCATCCCCGGCGACATGTATCGTTCCTTGGCAGAATTCATCTCGTTCGCGCTGATGTTCGGCATGATCGGCATGTCCATCCGCCGCTACATTCTCAAACCTGCAACGCTCACCACACGCGACACCACCCTACTCAACCCCAAAGCGCGCGCGGGCATCACAATCGATTCCATGATCGTGACCGGCACATTCTTCACGCACACGTTAGCGCGCGTGTTCGCCGAGTCGTTCTATCTCGCCCGCCATGAAATTCACGACGCATGGCAACCCATCACCTCCGCGCTGGCGGGCTTGTGGATCAATCTGCCCGAGTCGCAACTTTTGTTCAATGAGCGCTTGATGTTTTGGATCTCATTGGGATTCGTGTTTGCCTTCCTGCCATATTTCGCTTATTCAAAACATATCCATTTATTTGTCGCGCCGTTAAATTTCGCGCTCAAGCCCGAACGGAAATCCATCGGGCAGTTGAGTTACATCAACCTCGACGACCAGTCCATCGAACAGTTTGGCGCGGCAAAGATGAGCGACCTCGGCTGGGAACAGATCATGGATGCGTACGCCTGCATCCAATGTTTTCGATGTCAGGAGGTTTGTCCCGCATACAACACGGGAAAAATTTTATCGCCCGCCGCGCTGGAGATCAACAAGCGTTATCACCTGAAAACTGGCGACACCGATGTGCCGATGCTGAATCTCATTTCGGAAGAGGCGGTCTGGGCTTGCACAAGTTGCGGCGCGTGCGTGGACATCTGTCCCGTCGGCAATGAACCGATGCGCGACATCCTCGACATCCGCCGAAATCTTTCGATGATGGAGAGTCAATTCCCGAAGCAACTCGAGAACGCGTTCAAAGGAATCGAGCGCAACGCGAACCCGTGGAATGTGCCGCAGTCTGATCGCCTGAAATGGGCAGAGGGACTCAATGTGCCGACCATCGAGCAAAACCCCGAGCCCGATATTTTATGGTGGGTTGGCTGTGCCGCGTCAACGGATGCGCGCGCGCAAAAGACAGCGCAGGCGTTCGCAAAAATTTTGAACGCGGCGGGAGTCAACTTTGCCGTGCTCGGGCGGAACGAATCCTGCACGGGCGATCCCGCTCGGCGCGCAGGACGTGAAGATATTTTCTTTGCGATGGCTTCGCAAAACGTGGAAGTCCTCAACGAGGTAAAACCGAAACGGATCGTCGCCACTTGCCCGCATTGTTTACATACGATCAAGAATGAATATCCCGCGTTTGGCGGAAATTACGAAGTGGCGCATCACACGCAATTTATCAATGAGTTGGTTGGCGCGGGGAAGATCAGTTTAGAAGTAAGCAGTGATCAGTTATCAGTGACGTTCCATGACCCGTGTTATTTGGGACGGCACAACAAAATTTTCGACGCGCCGCGCGAGGCGTTGCAGTCCACTGGCGCGTTGACGATTGAAATGCCGCGCAATTCTGCCAAGTCGTTTTGTTGCGGCGCGGGCGGAGCGCAAATGTGGAAGGAGGAGGAAAGCGGCACAGCGCGAGTAAACCAGACCCGTTTTGCCGAAGCGAAGACGACGGGCGCATCCACGCTCGCGGTGGGATGTCCATTCTGCATGGCGATGATGACCGACGCATCCAAAGCCGACGGAGGGGAGATCCAAGTGAAGGATGTGGCGGAGTTGGTAGCCGAACGGCTAAAGAGTTGA
- a CDS encoding TIGR03667 family PPOX class F420-dependent oxidoreductase yields the protein MLNLNTKFGRVAKKHLKSEYFIWLTTVDSTGAPQPRPVWFIWDKNSFLIFSKPLAHKLKHIRKNPQVSLHFNSADKKAQEHLIIFIGTALVETSSLPAHKIRAYMKKYKAGIQGLGATPEEFSREYSVAIRITPAKLRGWE from the coding sequence ATGCTGAACTTGAACACCAAATTCGGGCGCGTCGCCAAGAAACATTTGAAAAGCGAATACTTCATCTGGCTGACGACGGTGGACTCAACAGGCGCGCCTCAACCCAGACCGGTGTGGTTCATCTGGGACAAAAATTCGTTCCTCATTTTTAGCAAGCCGCTGGCGCATAAACTGAAACACATCCGAAAGAATCCGCAAGTTTCATTGCATTTCAACTCTGCAGATAAAAAAGCGCAAGAGCATCTGATCATTTTCATAGGGACAGCGCTTGTTGAAACGAGTTCGTTGCCCGCGCATAAGATCCGCGCGTACATGAAAAAATACAAGGCGGGGATCCAAGGTTTGGGCGCGACCCCGGAAGAATTCTCCCGCGAATACTCAGTCGCCATCCGAATTACTCCCGCCAAGTTGCGCGGTTGGGAGTAA
- a CDS encoding cytochrome c, protein MTYPRSFLLCAMLALLLLSACSSSATPAPTLTAFEQLGQSVFNLRCAQCHALVPDTVIIGPPLAGVATRAGTRVPGMEATEYLETSILFPKDFLVPEYTDTMPTNFGKELTSEELEAVVAFLMTLK, encoded by the coding sequence ATGACCTATCCGCGATCCTTTCTGCTGTGCGCGATGCTCGCCCTCCTCTTGCTCTCTGCCTGTTCCTCGAGCGCCACGCCCGCGCCAACCCTGACGGCGTTCGAACAACTGGGTCAATCGGTCTTCAACTTGCGATGCGCGCAATGCCACGCGCTTGTGCCAGATACGGTAATCATCGGTCCGCCGCTGGCAGGAGTCGCCACACGGGCTGGAACCCGCGTCCCTGGGATGGAGGCGACGGAATATCTCGAAACGTCGATCCTGTTTCCGAAAGATTTCCTCGTCCCTGAATATACAGACACCATGCCGACCAATTTTGGAAAAGAATTGACCAGCGAGGAACTCGAAGCGGTGGTCGCGTTTTTGATGACGTTGAAATAA